One Coffea arabica cultivar ET-39 chromosome 5c, Coffea Arabica ET-39 HiFi, whole genome shotgun sequence DNA window includes the following coding sequences:
- the LOC113689815 gene encoding uncharacterized protein: MGILSAAAPPPSIAPAVSSGGGVERDDPWRSFDNSVNAVSFGFVATAILISMFLIMAIFERFLQRRSSAAGGQNRSDLEAQLRVHGKLDYPSPKMSVYARGVSVLMPGEEIPTFIAHPAPAPCPMEGVARPLHQHNLLPSSTSMHSRINQ; the protein is encoded by the exons ATGGGAATATTATCAGCTGCAGCACCACCACCAAGTATAGCTCCCGCAGTGAGCAGTGGTGGTGGGGTGGAAAGAGATGATCCTTGGAGGAGTTTTGATAATTCTGTTAATGCTGTTTCTTTTGGTTTCGTTGCTACAGCTATTTTGATATCCATGTTTCTTATCATGGCCATTTTCGAGAGGTTTCTCCAGCGAAGATCGTCTGCCGCCGGTGGCCAGAACCGGTCAGATCTCGAGGCACAGTTGAGGGTTCACGGAAAGCTCGACTACCCATCTCCAAAA ATGAGTGTTTATGCTAGAGGGGTATCAGTGCTGATGCCTGGAGAAGAAATCCCAACCTTCATTGCTCATCCAGCTCCAGCACCATGTCCCATGGAGGGCGTCGCACGGCCCCTCCATCAACATAATCTGCTTCCCTCAAGCACTTCAATGCATAGCCGTATCAATCAGTAA